The Homo sapiens chromosome 16 genomic scaffold, GRCh38.p14 alternate locus group ALT_REF_LOCI_1 HSCHR16_1_CTG1 genome has a window encoding:
- the NPIPA6 gene encoding nuclear pore complex-interacting protein family member A6 codes for MFCCLGYEWLSGGCKTWHSAWVINTLADHRHRGTDFGGSPWLLIITVFLRSYKFAISLCTSYLCVSFLKTIFPSQNGHDGSTDVQQRARRSNCRRQEGIKIVLEDIFTLWRQVETKVRAKIRKMKVTTKVNRHDKINGKRKTAKEHLRKLSMKEREHGEKERQVSEAEENGKLDMKEIHTYMEMFQRAQALRRRAEDYYRCKITPSARKPLCNRVRMAAVEHRHSSGLPYWPYLTAETLKNRMGHQPPPPTQQHSIIDNSLSLKTPSECVLYPLPPSADDNLKTPPECLLTPLPPSALPSADDNLKTPAECLLYPLPPSADDNLKTPPECLLTPLPPSAPPSADDNLKTPPECVCSLPFHPQRMIISRN; via the exons GTTATCAATACTCTGGCTGACCATCGTCATCGTGGGACTGACTTTGGTGGAAGTCCTTGGTTACTTATCATTACTGTGTTTCTGAGAAGTTATAAATTTGCCATCTCCCTCTGCACAAGTTACCTTTGT GTGTCTTTCCTGAAGACTATCTTCCCGTCTCAAAATGGACATGATGGATCCACGGATGTACAGCAGAGAGCCAGGAGGTCCAACTGCCGTAGACAGGAAG gaaTTAAAATTGTCCTGGAAGACATCTTTACTTTATGGAGACAGGTGGAAACCAAAGTTCGAGCTAAAATCCGTAAGATGAAGGTGACAACAAAAGTCAACCGTCATGACAAAATCAATGGAAAGAGGAAGACCGCCAAAGAACA TCTGAGGAAACTAAGCATGAAAGAACGTGAGCACGGAGAAAAGGAGAGGCAGGTGtcagaggcagaggaaaatgggaaattgGATATGAAAGAAATACACACCTACAT GGAAATGTTTCAACGTGCGCAAGCGTTGCGGCGGCGGGCAGAGGACTACTACAGATGCAAA ATCACCCCTTCTGCAAGAAAGCCTCTTTGCAACCGG GTCAGAATGGCGGCAGTGGAGCATCGTCATTCTTCAGGATTGCCCTACTGGCCCTACCTCAcagctgaaactttaaaaaacaggatGGGCCACCAGCCACCTCCTCCAACTCAACAACATTCTATAATTGATAACTCCCTGAGCCTCAAGACACCTTCCGAGTGTGTGCTCtatccccttccaccctcagcggatgataatctcaagacacctcccGAGTGtctgctcactccccttccaccctcagctctaccctcagcggatgataatctcaagacacctgccgagtgcctgctctatccccttccaccctcagcggatgataatctcaagacacctcccGAGTGtctgctcactccccttccaccctcagctccaccctcagcggatgataatctcaagacacctccTGAGTGTGtctgctcactccccttccaccctcagcggatgataatctcaagaaactaa